Proteins found in one Lysinibacillus fusiformis genomic segment:
- a CDS encoding methylmalonyl-CoA mutase family protein, whose product MSNNMKNIEFEIPAYSDWQDAAIKALKGKPFESLFTKTNEGVTLQPLYTQESLVAKLGEELDLQVATIRSLQNGPVFQVAQQIHADSSEAFFAQLEDSLARGNEVITIDSRVSFAWTEEVLVKLASYFSEYSFKITIENSKDPLLAVFDNIAVDQQEAIKGYIISKDPITLTAFPNVRSVSADTTIYHNEGANAVQELAYALALAAKFAQQEESFAAFSKKFFVSFAIDTQFFTEIAKLRAFKVLWKAFSSAYGVTDDVKIPTVAETSLRSFSKLDVYVNLLRSSNEALSGLIGGADLFTVHPHDVLTKPTDQSIRIARNVSLILKEETNVLKVTDPAGGSYFIESLTADFVKEAWALFLDIETAGGIDEYMASGKLAEEVEASYQKRIKAAQTRKQSLIGTNIYANPADILEQDTNPLFADIKRIAAPFEDLRADMTAADVKTGILALGSLKSSKPRADFVAGFLNTVGLVPEKSEPVTTVEEAVAWLKATEAKYVVIAGNDDDTKAFVSAILAEKPANVLVDVAGKFKDEEEAWLANGLNGFIFAGQNIIEKLQSVFASMKEVQR is encoded by the coding sequence ATGTCAAACAACATGAAAAATATTGAATTTGAAATACCAGCCTATTCAGACTGGCAAGATGCAGCAATCAAAGCTTTAAAAGGGAAACCATTTGAGTCACTATTCACAAAAACAAATGAAGGTGTTACACTACAGCCACTTTACACGCAAGAAAGTTTAGTAGCTAAGCTTGGAGAAGAGCTTGATTTACAAGTTGCCACAATCCGTTCCCTACAAAATGGTCCAGTGTTTCAGGTGGCACAGCAAATTCACGCTGATTCAAGCGAAGCTTTTTTTGCACAGCTTGAAGATAGTTTAGCTCGAGGCAATGAAGTTATTACGATTGATAGCCGAGTGAGCTTTGCTTGGACAGAAGAAGTATTGGTCAAATTAGCATCATATTTCTCAGAATATTCGTTTAAAATTACTATCGAGAATTCAAAAGACCCATTATTAGCAGTATTCGACAACATTGCAGTAGATCAACAAGAAGCCATTAAAGGTTACATTATTTCGAAAGACCCTATCACTTTGACTGCATTTCCGAACGTGCGCTCAGTCAGTGCAGACACAACGATTTATCATAATGAAGGGGCCAACGCTGTACAAGAATTAGCCTATGCACTTGCATTAGCAGCCAAATTTGCACAACAGGAAGAAAGCTTTGCAGCATTTTCGAAGAAGTTTTTTGTATCCTTTGCTATTGATACACAATTCTTTACGGAGATTGCGAAATTGCGTGCTTTTAAAGTACTTTGGAAAGCGTTCTCATCCGCTTATGGCGTCACAGATGATGTGAAAATCCCGACGGTTGCTGAAACATCATTAAGAAGCTTTTCTAAATTAGATGTGTATGTGAACTTATTACGTTCTTCAAATGAAGCGCTTTCTGGTTTAATCGGTGGTGCCGATCTCTTTACGGTTCATCCACATGATGTGTTAACGAAGCCTACGGATCAATCGATTCGTATTGCTCGTAATGTGTCATTAATATTAAAAGAAGAAACAAATGTCTTGAAAGTAACAGATCCAGCAGGGGGCTCTTACTTTATCGAGTCGTTAACAGCAGATTTTGTGAAAGAAGCTTGGGCATTATTTTTAGACATTGAGACAGCTGGCGGTATTGATGAATACATGGCTTCTGGCAAGCTTGCAGAAGAAGTGGAAGCATCCTATCAAAAGCGTATCAAAGCTGCACAAACACGGAAGCAATCATTAATTGGAACGAATATTTATGCTAATCCAGCTGATATTCTTGAACAGGATACAAATCCATTATTTGCTGATATTAAGCGTATCGCTGCTCCATTTGAGGACTTACGTGCAGACATGACAGCAGCAGATGTAAAAACAGGTATTTTAGCATTAGGATCATTAAAAAGCTCTAAACCACGCGCAGATTTTGTAGCTGGCTTCTTAAACACAGTGGGTCTTGTACCAGAAAAAAGTGAGCCAGTGACAACTGTAGAAGAAGCAGTAGCTTGGCTGAAGGCGACAGAGGCTAAGTATGTAGTGATTGCAGGCAATGATGATGATACAAAAGCATTTGTATCAGCCATTTTAGCTGAAAAACCAGCGAATGTGCTTGTAGATGTAGCGGGTAAATTTAAAGACGAAGAAGAAGCGTGGTTAGCAAATGGCTTAAACGGCTTTATTTTCGCAGGACAAAACATCATCGAAAAATTACAGTCCGTGTTTGCGAGCATGAAGGAGGTCCAACGATGA
- a CDS encoding dihydrolipoamide acetyltransferase family protein — protein sequence MSVQNITMPQLGESVTEGTIEKWLVKPGDTVKKYDPLAEVVTDKVNAEIPSSFEGVITELLAQEGQTLPVGAVVCSIEIAGEGELPAPPPEKKSAVSTAILNAGVQKKQEAPQQVAPPVAAPKEARTSKVRYSPAVLRLAQEHDIALDLVTGTGEGGRITRKDLLKLIETGNIPTANDVAPAPTAVQTASAPTSAPQQQVEKAAAPVQPVHPGDIEIPVTKIRRAIANNMVKSVHEAPHAWMMMEVDVTDLVTYRDSLKNEFKQKEGFNLTYFAFFVKAVAQALKEFPMLNSMWAEDKIIQKHDINISIAVATDDALFVPVIKHADEKSIKGIAKEIHELAIKVRTGKLAMDDITGGTFTVNNTGAFGSVQSMGIINYPQAAILQVESIVKKPVVLPGGMFAARDIVNLCLSLDHRVLDGLVCGKFLNRVKEILENTNKSSTSVY from the coding sequence ATGTCGGTTCAAAATATTACAATGCCACAGCTCGGCGAAAGTGTAACAGAAGGTACAATTGAAAAATGGCTTGTAAAGCCTGGAGATACAGTAAAAAAATATGATCCATTAGCAGAAGTTGTTACAGATAAAGTAAATGCTGAAATCCCCTCATCATTTGAAGGGGTTATTACGGAGCTTCTTGCACAAGAAGGTCAGACATTACCAGTTGGGGCAGTCGTATGCTCGATTGAAATAGCAGGAGAAGGCGAATTACCAGCACCGCCACCTGAAAAAAAATCGGCAGTAAGTACGGCTATTTTAAATGCAGGTGTTCAAAAGAAACAGGAGGCACCACAGCAGGTGGCACCTCCAGTAGCTGCACCAAAAGAGGCACGTACGAGTAAAGTGCGTTACTCACCAGCTGTTCTTCGACTTGCACAGGAGCACGATATTGCATTAGACCTTGTAACAGGAACTGGCGAGGGTGGTCGTATTACAAGAAAAGACCTGTTAAAGCTAATTGAAACGGGTAATATCCCAACGGCAAACGATGTGGCACCAGCACCAACAGCTGTTCAAACAGCATCAGCGCCTACATCAGCGCCTCAGCAACAAGTGGAAAAAGCAGCTGCACCTGTACAACCTGTTCATCCAGGAGATATCGAAATTCCGGTGACGAAGATCCGTCGTGCCATTGCGAATAATATGGTGAAAAGTGTCCATGAAGCGCCGCATGCTTGGATGATGATGGAAGTGGATGTAACAGATTTAGTCACTTATCGTGATAGCTTAAAGAATGAATTTAAGCAAAAAGAAGGCTTTAATCTTACATATTTCGCCTTCTTTGTAAAAGCGGTTGCTCAAGCTTTAAAGGAATTCCCGATGCTGAATTCTATGTGGGCGGAAGATAAAATTATTCAAAAACATGACATCAATATTTCGATTGCAGTAGCAACGGATGATGCCTTATTTGTACCTGTTATAAAACACGCAGATGAAAAATCCATTAAAGGAATTGCTAAAGAAATCCATGAACTGGCTATTAAAGTACGTACAGGGAAATTGGCGATGGATGACATCACTGGTGGTACATTTACAGTGAATAATACAGGTGCATTTGGCTCTGTTCAATCAATGGGCATCATTAATTACCCACAAGCAGCGATCCTTCAAGTGGAAAGTATTGTAAAAAAACCGGTCGTTTTACCAGGTGGAATGTTTGCTGCACGTGATATTGTGAATTTATGTTTATCTTTAGATCATCGTGTGCTTGATGGACTTGTCTGTGGTAAATTCCTAAATAGAGTGAAAGAAATACTCGAAAATACAAATAAATCTTCAACGTCAGTCTACTGA
- a CDS encoding alpha-ketoacid dehydrogenase subunit beta → MAVMSYIDAITLAMKEEMERDERVFILGEDVGRKGGVFKATTGLYDQFGEYRVLDTPLAESAIAGVGIGAAMYGMRPIAEMQFADFIMPAVNQIVSEAAKIRYRSNNDWTCPMVIRAPFGGGIHGALYHSQSVEALFAGTPGLKIVIPSTPYDAKGLLKAAIRDEDPVLFFEHKRAYRLIKGEVPLDDYTLPIGKADVKREGDDVTVITYGLAVHFALQAAERLAADGISAHILDLRTVYPLDKEAIIEAASKTGKVLLVTEDNKEGSIMSEVAAIIAEHCLFELDAPIQRLAGPDVPAMPYAPTMEKYFMINPDKVERAMRELAAF, encoded by the coding sequence ATGGCAGTAATGTCTTATATTGATGCGATTACATTAGCAATGAAAGAAGAAATGGAACGTGACGAACGAGTTTTCATTTTAGGAGAGGACGTTGGTCGTAAGGGCGGTGTATTTAAAGCTACTACTGGACTATACGATCAATTCGGTGAATACCGCGTCCTTGATACACCTCTTGCAGAAAGTGCGATCGCTGGTGTAGGTATCGGTGCTGCGATGTACGGTATGCGTCCGATTGCTGAAATGCAATTTGCTGATTTTATTATGCCAGCTGTCAACCAAATCGTCTCAGAGGCAGCTAAAATTCGTTACCGTTCTAATAATGACTGGACTTGTCCAATGGTTATCCGTGCACCTTTTGGCGGAGGTATTCACGGGGCACTATACCATTCACAATCTGTTGAAGCACTTTTTGCTGGTACGCCTGGTTTGAAAATTGTCATTCCATCAACACCGTATGATGCAAAAGGTTTGCTGAAAGCTGCTATTCGTGATGAAGATCCAGTATTATTTTTCGAACATAAACGTGCCTATCGTTTAATTAAAGGGGAAGTACCATTAGATGATTACACGTTGCCGATTGGTAAAGCAGATGTGAAACGTGAAGGAGATGACGTGACAGTCATTACCTATGGTTTAGCTGTCCACTTTGCACTACAAGCGGCAGAGCGCCTAGCTGCAGATGGTATTTCTGCTCATATCCTTGACTTGCGTACAGTTTATCCTCTCGATAAAGAAGCAATCATTGAGGCTGCAAGTAAGACAGGTAAAGTATTGCTTGTCACAGAGGATAATAAAGAAGGTAGTATCATGAGTGAGGTTGCAGCAATTATTGCAGAGCATTGTTTATTTGAGCTTGATGCACCAATTCAACGTCTAGCAGGACCTGATGTGCCAGCCATGCCATATGCACCAACGATGGAGAAATATTTCATGATTAATCCTGATAAAGTGGAACGTGCTATGCGAGAACTTGCTGCGTTCTAA
- a CDS encoding thiamine pyrophosphate-dependent dehydrogenase E1 component subunit alpha, translating to MQDVQIKHEDLGLSNEDVLAMFETMLMARRLDERMWLLNRSGKIPFVISCQGQEAAQVGAAFALDKNKDYIAPYYRDMGVVLHFGMTPRELMLSAFAKAEDPNSGGRQMPGHFGQKKNRIITGSSPVTTQVPHAVGVALAGRLQKEDFVSFVTLGEGSSNQGDFHEGANFAGVHKLPVIIMVENNQYAISVPVERQLGCAKVSDRGIGYGMPGVTVDGKNPLQVYKVVKEAADRARNGEGPSLIETVTYRLTAHSSDDDDRQYRTAEDIAEGKAKDPIVLFEKYLMDAGVMTDAIRTEIEERIMAEVNEATDYAEAAPYAQPEHALKYVYAPVDGGDM from the coding sequence ATGCAAGATGTTCAAATCAAACATGAAGATTTAGGTTTGTCAAATGAAGATGTACTTGCTATGTTCGAAACAATGTTAATGGCCAGAAGATTAGATGAGCGTATGTGGTTACTAAACCGTTCTGGTAAAATTCCGTTTGTAATTTCTTGTCAAGGCCAGGAGGCAGCACAAGTTGGAGCAGCCTTTGCACTTGATAAAAATAAGGATTATATTGCACCATATTATCGTGATATGGGTGTTGTTTTACATTTTGGTATGACACCGAGAGAATTGATGTTATCTGCGTTTGCCAAAGCAGAAGATCCAAACTCTGGTGGTCGTCAAATGCCTGGTCACTTTGGGCAAAAGAAAAACCGTATTATAACAGGATCATCTCCTGTTACAACGCAAGTTCCACACGCAGTTGGTGTTGCACTTGCTGGACGACTACAAAAAGAAGATTTTGTTTCATTCGTTACACTTGGTGAAGGTTCATCCAACCAAGGGGACTTCCATGAAGGAGCAAACTTTGCAGGTGTTCATAAGCTACCAGTCATTATTATGGTAGAAAACAATCAATATGCTATTTCTGTACCAGTGGAACGTCAACTAGGGTGTGCAAAAGTATCTGATCGTGGGATTGGCTACGGAATGCCAGGTGTGACAGTTGATGGGAAAAATCCGTTACAAGTGTATAAAGTGGTGAAAGAGGCCGCAGACCGTGCACGTAATGGGGAAGGTCCAAGCTTAATCGAAACAGTAACATATCGTTTAACAGCCCATTCATCGGATGATGATGACCGTCAATACCGTACGGCTGAAGACATTGCAGAAGGCAAAGCAAAGGATCCAATTGTCTTATTTGAAAAGTATTTAATGGATGCTGGTGTGATGACAGACGCAATACGTACTGAAATCGAAGAGCGTATCATGGCAGAAGTAAATGAAGCAACTGATTATGCAGAAGCGGCTCCATATGCACAACCAGAGCATGCACTTAAATATGTTTATGCACCAGTGGACGGAGGTGACATGTAA
- the lpdA gene encoding dihydrolipoyl dehydrogenase yields the protein MAQNYDVVILGGGTGGYVAAIRAAQLGLKTAIVERERLGGTCLHKGCIPSKALLRSAEVYRMANKTASEYGVDIEGVTLQFDKVQARKQAIVEQLSQGVNTLMKKGKIDVYHGTGRILGPSIFSPMPGTISVEMSNGDENEMLVPTNVVIATGSKPRGMAGLTVDGQYVLNSDHALALENLPKSLLIVGGGVIGIEWASMLCDFGVYVTVVEYGTSILPAEDADIVKEVTKQLEKRGVRIVTNARLDTNTFKIENDNVFISAKVNDKEEIFEADKLLLCVGREANTQGIGLENTEIEVENGFIKVIDSYQTKESHMYAIGDVIGGLQLAHVASHEGLSAIEHIATGKTEKLDDLKVPKCVYSYPEVASIGLTESAAKERGFSLKIGKFPFKAIGKALVNGETEGFVKIIADEETDDILGIHMVGPHVTDLIGEASLAKVLDATPWEISQAIHPHPSLNEVLVESALAVDDRAIHF from the coding sequence ATGGCTCAAAATTATGATGTTGTCATTTTAGGTGGAGGTACAGGTGGGTATGTTGCAGCCATCCGAGCTGCTCAGCTAGGCTTGAAAACAGCCATTGTAGAGCGTGAACGTTTAGGTGGTACTTGCTTGCATAAAGGCTGTATTCCAAGTAAAGCCTTACTTCGAAGTGCAGAAGTATATCGTATGGCGAATAAAACAGCTAGCGAATATGGTGTCGATATTGAAGGTGTGACATTACAATTTGACAAAGTTCAAGCGAGAAAACAAGCAATCGTTGAGCAATTAAGTCAGGGTGTGAATACACTGATGAAAAAAGGCAAAATAGATGTTTATCATGGTACAGGGCGAATTTTGGGTCCATCTATTTTCTCACCTATGCCGGGTACGATATCTGTAGAAATGTCAAATGGCGATGAAAATGAAATGCTTGTTCCTACAAATGTTGTCATTGCAACAGGCTCAAAGCCTCGTGGTATGGCAGGGTTAACGGTAGATGGGCAATATGTGCTAAATTCCGATCATGCTTTAGCGTTAGAAAATTTACCAAAGTCATTGCTAATCGTTGGTGGCGGTGTTATCGGAATTGAATGGGCATCTATGCTATGCGATTTTGGTGTATATGTAACAGTTGTAGAATATGGAACATCCATTTTACCAGCGGAAGATGCGGACATTGTTAAAGAAGTGACGAAACAACTTGAAAAACGAGGAGTTCGTATTGTTACGAATGCTCGCTTAGATACAAATACATTCAAAATTGAAAATGATAACGTTTTCATTTCAGCGAAAGTGAATGATAAAGAAGAAATCTTTGAGGCTGATAAATTATTACTTTGTGTAGGGCGTGAGGCGAATACGCAGGGTATTGGTTTAGAAAATACAGAGATTGAAGTGGAAAACGGCTTTATTAAAGTGATTGATTCCTATCAAACGAAAGAGTCTCATATGTATGCCATAGGAGATGTGATTGGTGGCTTACAATTAGCACATGTTGCTTCTCATGAAGGGCTTTCAGCTATTGAGCATATAGCAACAGGGAAAACAGAGAAATTGGATGATTTGAAAGTACCAAAATGTGTTTATTCCTATCCAGAGGTTGCCAGCATTGGCTTAACAGAGAGTGCTGCTAAAGAACGAGGATTTTCATTAAAGATTGGTAAATTCCCGTTTAAAGCCATTGGTAAAGCATTAGTCAATGGAGAGACAGAAGGCTTTGTCAAAATTATTGCTGATGAAGAAACCGATGATATTTTGGGTATTCATATGGTAGGGCCACATGTGACAGATTTAATTGGAGAAGCATCCTTAGCGAAAGTGTTAGATGCAACACCATGGGAAATAAGTCAGGCTATTCATCCACATCCATCCTTAAATGAGGTGTTAGTGGAATCTGCTCTTGCAGTGGATGATCGTGCTATCCATTTTTAA
- a CDS encoding Leu/Phe/Val dehydrogenase translates to MEIFKYMEKYDYEQLVFCQDEASGLKAVIAIHDTTLGPALGGARMWTYASEENAIEDALRLARGMTYKNAAAGLNLGGGKTVIIGDPFKDKNEEMFRALGRFIHGLNGRYITAEDVGTTVSDMDLIHEETDYVTGISPAFGSSGNPSPVTAYGVYRGMKAAAKEAFGSDSLEGLKISVQGLGNVAYKLCEYLHNEGAKLVVTDINQAAIDRVVNDFDAIAVAPDEIYAQEVDIFSPCALGAILNDETIPQLKAKVIAGSANNQLKDSRHGDYLHELGIVYAPDYVINAGGVINVADELYGYNRERAMKRVDGIYDSIEKIFAISKRDGIPTYVAANRLAEERIARVAKSRSQFLKNEKNILHGR, encoded by the coding sequence ATGGAAATCTTCAAGTATATGGAAAAGTATGATTACGAACAATTGGTATTTTGCCAAGATGAAGCATCAGGGTTAAAAGCGGTTATCGCTATCCATGATACAACACTTGGACCAGCACTAGGTGGAGCACGTATGTGGACATATGCGTCAGAAGAAAATGCAATTGAAGATGCATTACGTTTAGCACGAGGAATGACTTACAAAAATGCTGCAGCTGGTTTAAACCTTGGCGGTGGAAAAACGGTCATTATTGGTGACCCATTTAAAGATAAAAATGAAGAGATGTTCCGTGCGTTAGGTCGTTTCATCCATGGATTGAATGGCCGCTATATCACAGCTGAAGACGTAGGTACAACGGTATCGGATATGGATTTAATCCATGAGGAAACAGATTATGTAACAGGAATTTCTCCTGCATTCGGTTCTTCAGGTAATCCATCTCCAGTAACAGCTTATGGTGTTTACCGTGGTATGAAAGCAGCTGCAAAAGAAGCATTCGGTTCTGACTCACTAGAAGGATTAAAAATTTCTGTACAGGGTCTTGGAAATGTAGCCTACAAGCTTTGCGAGTATTTACATAATGAAGGAGCAAAACTTGTTGTAACAGATATCAATCAGGCTGCCATTGATCGAGTTGTGAATGACTTCGATGCAATTGCAGTGGCACCAGATGAAATCTATGCGCAAGAAGTTGATATTTTCTCACCTTGTGCACTAGGTGCAATTTTAAATGATGAAACAATTCCGCAATTAAAAGCGAAAGTGATTGCTGGATCTGCTAATAACCAATTAAAAGATTCACGTCATGGTGACTACCTACATGAATTAGGTATCGTCTATGCACCAGATTATGTAATCAATGCTGGTGGCGTGATTAACGTTGCAGATGAATTATATGGCTATAATCGAGAACGTGCAATGAAACGCGTTGATGGCATTTACGATAGTATTGAAAAAATCTTTGCTATTTCAAAACGAGATGGCATTCCAACATATGTGGCAGCGAACCGCTTAGCTGAGGAACGTATCGCTCGCGTAGCGAAATCTCGCAGCCAATTCTTAAAAAATGAAAAAAATATTTTACATGGTCGCTAA